The genomic stretch TGGCAAGTTTTGCGGCTAGTTCCTCAACGTGATGTTGAGTATCGTGCCAGGTGTGCCAGGCATCCCTCAAGGCTTGGATTTGACTATCAACCTCGGATTGAAGGTCTTGAGCGTTGTTACGGTGTCCTTCAACCCCTTGCCACTGGCTATCTATCAAAGCTTGCTGGTAGTCAAGGGCTTCAAACGAAGCATTAATCTGAGCACGAATGTCCTCGGCAGGGACGACCGCACCGGAGAGTCGCTGCACAGCGTCTTGAAGCTGCTTGGCTTGAGCCTCGTCCAGCGAATTGGATTGCACTAGGTCAGCTTTACGGTCTTCAAACTTTTGAAGCTCACCGTTAAGATGTGCCCAAGCCCCTTCCAATTCTTGAGTTTTGCGTTCGTATTCTTCCTTGAGTTGCTCTGCTTCGGTGCGGGCAGCCTGAATTTCGTCCCGCTGCTTTTCCAGGCGGGCTAAATCATCTTCCAATTGCTGAAGCTGCTCTTGGCGAGCTTCCATCTCCATCTCACGACGGTTGAGCTCCTGGCTTTGATAGGTCAGAGATTGCTTCCACTGTTCAATCTCTTCCTCTTGGGATTTTGCCTTCTCTTGTTGCCGCGAGAAGTTTTGTAGAATGCTGACCAACTGACGCCCTGCATCGACGCATCGCTTCACCTGTTTATTCGGCGTTAGATCGACCATCACGAGGGCACCAGCATTCTGGGCAACGTCATCGGGTGCTGGAATAACTTCATCACAGGCGACCCAGCTTTGCTCAGAGCGCTGACATGCAATCAACCGCAATTCTGCCTTGCTGGCTCCCAGCACCCTAGCTTTTCTCTGTACCTCGGCTAGATAAAGCACACCAATACCTCTTCCGTGTTTGCGCGGATCTCGAATACAGTGGGCCGCACAACTTTCGTTGTGTGCCCTAAACCAATCATGATCATGATCATCTTGAGGGAACGATCAACACGATGTGGTCACAAAACTCAGAAAACGCAGGCGTTGTAAAGCCTGGGAAGAATTGCGAGACAATGCCTCGTCTGTATCCCCCTCAGGACCTGTTATGACGCCTAGTCTTAACATCGTAGCTTTGGAATTCTGTCATGACTCCTACAGCAATCATAAACACCGCAACTCCCGCTGAGTTTACAGGTCAACGTCCTGTTGTGCACTGTCCTACGCAAGCGCTAGGCAGATACTACGCCTACATCTGGATATGCGGGGTTGCCATGTGTTCAACACCGCTCCCTAACGATACAGTTTAATGAAAATCCTATGATGCAGCCTGTGATCTTAATCATGTGCATTATTCAAGGACTCGCTATGCTAGAGAGTAACGCAAAACCTCGCTACACTTTGGCAGGTCACTCTGCGCTGGAATGCGCTAGAGTCCTGCGTAAGCTGAGCCGAGTTAAGTTGCGATCGCAATCCATTGCATCCGCAATTATTACCGTTCTAGCATCTTCCATTGCTAAAGTAGACCCACTTGGGGCGATCGCATCTATTTAATTTTTGTAAATACCCGATAAGATTCCGACGGTATTCGATGGTTTGCTCTGCTCTAATGGGAAGTCTAGAAAGCAGGACACTAACGTAAAGCATAAATTCTGTTCGTTCGTCTTTAACGGTCGATTGCTCTAGTGCATCAGAATGTCTTGAGTTGCTTAGCTTACGATTGTAGATTATGTAGCATTCTGAACATGTGCCTCTGCGTTTGTTCAGGACCGATTTGACGCCCTGTTACGAACTGTCCCCCTGTTCAGCATTAGGAGAGCGATCTAGTTGCATGCAAGGCAAACTCTACGAAATCGATATCCGCAGCATCATGCAACTCATTGAGCTTGGGCAACGCACTGGCGAATTGTTTGTGGAAGCCTACGGTTCCTTGGCTCCCCATTCTTCGCTGGCGCTCCCCGCCGCCAAGTCATGGTTTGTGTTCTTTGCCAGCGGCCAAATTATCTATGCTGGCGATAGCAGTGTGGGATCGGCACGCTTACGGGACTATCTGCGGCGATACAACCTCAATTACACCTTTAATCATGCTGATTTATCATCCATCGCGACAATCAATGCTCCAGAGTATGGCTATCTTTGGTCTCTCCTAGAGCAGCGCCTCATCACACCAGAGCAGGGACGTAGCATCGTTCGAGGGATGGTGTATGAAACCTTGTTCGATATCTTTAGCCTACACAATGGTTCCTTTGCCTTTGAAATTGGCCCAGTCCTCTCTCCCCAGCTCACAACCATTGAGGTCAGTTCGTTGGCGACTCAGGTCATGATGAATGTGCGGGAGTGGAAGCAACTGCATCCGCATATTCAATCCCCCGATCAATGCCCTGTGATTGTGCAAATGGATGCCCTGAAGGCTACCTTGAGCACCAATACGCTCAATACGCTCACGCGCTGGGTTGATGGTCAAACCTCGATTCGACAGATGGCTCGGTATTTAAATCGCGATTTGATTGCGATCGCCAGAGCCATCTATCCCTATGTTTATCGAGGTATTGTTCAGCTTAATCCTCCGTTACAAACGGACGGAAATGCGTTTGACCATCTTCAACGGCATCGCGTACCGAAGATTGTTTGCATTGACGACAGTATCACCGTCGGGAAGTCCGTGGAATTTATTTTGGGTCATCATGGATATGAGGTGACATCTATCAGCGATCCAGTGGAAGCATTAGGTTTAGTATTCCGCATAAAACCCGATTTAATTCTGTGTGATATTACAATGCCGGAATTAGATGGTTACGAAATCTGTGCAATGTTGCGGAAGTCGAGTGCATTTCGCCAGACGCCGATTGTGATGCTGACGGGGAAAGATGGCTTTATTGATCGGGTTCGGGCACGAATTGTGGAGGCAACGAATTACGTCACGAAGCCCTTTGGAACCAATGAATTGATTACTCTAGTTGAGCAGTATGTAGGGTCTAGTCAACCTGGAAGATCTAACTTTACAGATGAGTTGCCAGAAATGTTAGGAGAAAGTGCAGAGGATTTTAATGAGTCAGCATCAACCTCTTCAACCTCTTACGGTTAAGAATTAAAAAAGTGCATTATTTTAGTGGTACAAGGCAGTGAACATTAATCCAGATATTGATATTGTCCATTTTCTTCCCTTCATCCTTGACGCACGATAACTTTTGATGAGTACGTATGAGCACAGTTTTGGTCGTGGAAGATAGCGTAACTCAGCGGGAGATGATTACAGACCTCTTGCGGGGCAGCGGCTTGAATGTCACTGTTGCCAGTGATGGTGTGGAGGCCCTAGAACAAATCCAGGGGCGCTGTCCAGATTTGGTTGTGCTGGATATCGTCATGCCTCGAATGAATGGTTACGAAGTGTGTCGTCGGCTGAAGGCGGATCCTAAAACCCAGAACGTTCCGGTCGTGATGTGTTCGTCGAAAGGAGAGGAGTTTGATCGCTACTGGGGGATGAAGCAGGGCGCAGACGCTTACATTGCGAAGCCTTTTCAACCCAAGGAATTGGTTGGTACGGTCAAGCAGCTATTGCGAGGATAGGCGCATGTCATCATGATTGGGATTCCAGATTTTCTAACGGGTAAAGAGCTCCAGGATCAAGTTGCTGAGTTTCAGGAGCTTGAGAGTCCGGAAGGTGAGCTGCATCTGCGGTTTTATGTCGCATCAGGCGAGGAATTTGCGTTGCCTGCTACCGGTATCAAGGAAGTGATCTCGCAGCCTCCGGATCGAATTACGCCAATTCCGAATGTTTCGCCGCTGTTGCTGGGAACGCTAAATGTGCGGGGGCGAGTAGTATGGGTGGCAGATTTGGGTCAGTTTTTAGGGGGTACGACACCCTTGAATACCGATCGCTCTGAAATTTCGGTGATTGCCGTTGAGGATCAGGACACGATGCTGGGACTTGCCATTGACAAGATTGTAGGGATGGATTGGTTAGATGGGGATGAAGTTCAGATGCCAACAAATGTGCCTGACGGCATGGCTCCCTTTTTACGGGGAGAGTGGGTTCTTAATCAAGGAACGCACTATTTGAGATTACTGGATCAGATTGCGATTTTGCGGTCTGCCCGGTGGGCGGCGTAGGGCATGACTGGCTCCTTGACGACTTGCACAAGCAGGAGAAGGTATATGGGAACGGGAACAGGAACGGATTACTCACAAACTTATAAGCAAGCTGAAACCGCTTATATGCAGGGGAACTATCAGGCGGCAGCAGAAATTATCGATCGCTTGGTGGAGCAGTATCCTGACGATCCTAGTGCGCTTCTGCTCCGGGGGCATATTTACTGCTATGGCCTGCAAGATTATCACGTTGCACGGGAGCAGTACGAGTCGGTGTTGACGTTGACTCAAGATGCTGAGTTTGTGGATTTTGCGAGCAATGGACTGGCCTATGCCAACCAGTTTGCGTCGGGTCATGCGGCAGGGGCGATCGCTGACTCAGAAAGCATGGGGGCATCTGCGGCAGAGGCTGACTTCGCTGATGCTGACTTCGGAGCAGATGCCTTTGACGATAGTAACTTCACAGATATCGATTCGGCGTTTCAAAGCACGACGGATGCCTATCCAGGAACGGAATCTACTGCACGCAACGTTTCCGGGTACGCCAGCACCAACGAGGGAGAATTTGACTTCGACTCCGTGGACTTAGCATCGGAGATGACCGATGCCTTCGCGACGGGGGCAGAGGATTTCCCATCCAGTAATGGTGCGGAACCGGATAACCCATTTGCGATGGAGGAAAATCCGTTTGCGGTGGCTGACAATCCCTTTGAGGCTGAAGGGAATCCCTTTGAAACTCCTGATGGCAGTCCCTACGAACCGACGGAGCAGCCGTTTGGTGACATGGAATCACCCTTTGGCATGGCGGACGTCGAGAGTTGGAGTGGTGCGGCAGAATCCGAAGCGGCGCAACCCGGCTTCGTAGAGGAGGTTATGGATCCTGGATTTGCGGGAACTGATTTTACAGAACCTAATGGGGATGCCTTTGGAGAGTTCCCTGCTGACGATGCGTTTAGCGTTTTGGGCGAAGAAGACGCTTTTCCCCCAGGAGATGAGACATTTCCACCTGTGGAAGACTTTAACTTGGCCTATGACCCTAGCACAGAAGCAACATTCGCCACCCCTAGTGAAACCGATGTAACGTCTTCAGGGTTCGACGCGCCTATGCCTGAAGATGAAACCCTCTTCATGGGAACGGATGATTTTGCAGAGCCTGACTTTGGGGCAGAGTCCACCTATAGCTATTCTGCCTTCGACTCCAATACCTACGGTATTGCCCCCATGGATGCGGAAGAGGAGCGTACCTTTGTATCGTCAGAAGCAGATGGCTTTAGCTTTGATGACTTTGAAGATACCGCAAACTTCTCAACGAGCGAAGACCCGATGGTGGATGTACCACCCAGTGGAGGGACTAGCGGCAGTAGTGTTGATTTCCTTGATGAATTTGACGAGTTTGATGACCTGGGCAGTATTCCGGATTTTGACCTGTCGGAGAATTCGGCAGGGTTGGCTACGCCGTCGATGGGGACAACCACCGGAGACTTCTCAATGTCGGGAAGCGGCGGCAGTTTCTTCGACACAGCGGATCAATCCATCATTCGTGATGATGAAATTTTTAGCATTGCTGGTACATCAGAACAGCTTCCCACCTTTACGAAGCCTGATAGTCAGAGCTTAGAGCCGGAAGTCACGGTCGAGCAGGGTTGGCTTGCGCCTCTGGAGAATGCACCCCTACCTAAAAAGAGTTTGATCATTGCTGGAGCAACGGCTGTGCTGTCCATGACATTGGTCGCTCTAGCGGGATATGGCTTCTCGTTCATGAACTCCTCGCGCCTGCAGGCGGTGCCAGAGCAAAGTCGTCCGCAAGTGGCCTCGTCGATTCGCAACACGGTGGCGGTGATGAGCTTGGTGGCAGGGGGCTCATCCTTCCTGACGGCTCTAGCGCTGGGACGCTCGGCGAGTCGGCGCATGGAAGTGAGTATGCAGGACTTGCAGAATCAGTTTGACTCGGTTTCCCAAGGTAATCTGAACGCACGCGCTAAGGTGTTTGCAGAGGATGAAATGGGGCACTTGGCGACCAGTTTTAACCAGATGGCACGGGTGATTCTAACCACAACCAGCGAAGCCCAGCGGCGAGCCGAAGAACAAGAGCAGGCAAAAGAAGACTTGCAGCGTCAGGTGATTCGCCTGCTGGATGACGTAGAGGGTGCAGCACGCGGTGACTTGACCGTTCAGGCGGAGGTGACGGCGGATGTGTTGGGTGCGGTGGCCGATTCCTTTAACCTCACGATTCAAAATCTTCGCGACATCGTTAAACAGGTGAAAGCGGCGGCGAAGCAGGTTAACAAAGGATCGACGGAAAATGAAATATTCGCGCGATCGCTCTCCTCGGACGCCCTCCGCCAAGCGGAAGAGTTAGCCGTAACGCTGAATTCAGTTCAGGTGATGACAGAATCGATTCAGCGGGTAGCCGAAAGCGCTCGTGAGGCCGAGGAAGTGGCACGCTCGGCATCGGCAACGGCGTTGAAGGGGGGTGAAGCGGTAGAACATACGGTGGCAGGTATTCTGCAAATCCGGGAGACGGTAGCTGAAACGACCCGCAAGGTGAAGCGACTGGCGGAATCCTCCCAGGAAATTTCCAAGATTGTGGCATTGATTTCCCAGATTGCCTCTCGAACCAACTTGCTGGCTCTAAACGCTAGTATTGAAGCAGCGAGAGCGGGTGAGGCGGGCCGAGGATTTGCGATCGTGGCGGATGAAGTTCGTCAGTTGGCGGATCGAGCCGCAAAAGCATCGAAGGAAATTGAACAGATCGTTTTACAAATTCAAAGTGAGACGAGTTCAGTAATGACCGCAATGGAAGAGGGAACGCAGCAGGTGATTGAAGGGACGCGACTTGCCGAACAGGCGAAGCGATCGCTCGAAGATATTATCCAGGTATCGAACCGGATTGATGTCCTGGTGCGATCAATTACTGCCGACACCGTCGAACAAACGGAAACCTCGCGAGCGGTTGCCCAGGTCATGCAGTCGGTGGAGTTGACGGCTCAAGAAACTTCCCAAGAAGCCCAGCGTGTATCGGCTTCGCTGCAAAGTCAAGTGAGCTTGGCACGCGATCTCCTGTCCTCGGTGGAACGGTTCCGCGTGGAGTAGGAGGGAGGCGATCGCACCCGCATCCCATTTGGATGTCTCTGCACAACGTTTTACGACTCAGGAATCACCATCATGAAACCACTCAGGGGCATTCATCGTAGCTGTTCATCCAACACCCATAGGGGATAGCAGACTACAGGTAACGGTTCACACATTGAGATAGGCACCCGACATACTCAGAGGTCACTGCCATGCACATGCAGTCGGAACAACAACAGCGAATCATGGGGTATTTCATTGAGGAGGCGAAAGACCACCTCAATACGATTGAGCAAGGATTGCTGAATCTTCAAAGCACCATTGAAGACTCCGAAATGGTCAACGAAGTGTTTCGAGCGGCGCACTCGGTGAAGGGTGGAGCGGCCATGCTGGGCTTGTCGAGTATTCAGCGCACGTCCCACCGCTTGGAGGATTACTTCAAGGTGTTGCGCGAATGCCCAGTCCGCATTGACCAAAAGCTAGAAAGCTTATTCTTGCGAGTGTTTGATACCTTACAAGAATTGCTAGACCAGTTGCAGGGACCCTTTGGACTAACCGAGGACAAGGCCGATGAGATCATGGCCAATGTGGAGCCTGTATTCACGGAACTGCACGGGCATTTGGCTGTACTTGTAGAACAGGCTGGCGGGACGCCTCCCGAAGATGTCGATTGGGCCGCTACGGCAGGAGGAGTGGCGAAACCGGGTTCGGCTCCGGCTAATGATGCAGCGATGCGGCAAGCCTTTCAAGCGAATGTTCCGGCACAACTGCGCGAAATGCTCCAACTGTTTAAGCAATCTGAGGGTGATGCCAGTCGCCAACAGTTGCAAGTGCAGTGCCAAACTCTAGCACGTCTAGGTGAGCAATTTAACGTGGCGTCGTGGTGCGAGTTGTTGCGTAAAGCTGAGCGGGCGATCGCCTGTCCTGAGAACTCGTTCAAGAACCTTGCCCCTGTTTTAATTCGTGATATCAAGGGTGCCCAAGATCTGATTTTGGCTGGAAAAGCGGCGGAGATTGCCTGCAGCGATGCTCTAGAGCAACTGATTCCGGCATCTGAAGAACCGACTTTAACCCCAGAGGCGGCATTGGATGAATTGTTTGCGGCTGCGGATGCGGCGATCGCGGTTGATGAGTCGCTATTTTTGGACGGGGAACCCAGTCTTGAGACGGGTAACTTTGATTTGACGTCTGAAGACTTGACGGCTGAAGATGTCTCCTTTGGGGTAGGCGATAGGTCTAGTGAGGACTGGTTTAAGACAGACTTGGCAGCCGAGGATCGGCAAGATAGCTCAGTTTTTGACGATAGGGGCGCAGAGGCGAGTTCTAACTTGGATAATCTGCTTTCGATGGGATCGGATGCGGGCGATGCTTGGGGGAGTGATCGCGCTGATGTTCTTGATCTTTTTGAGGAGCAGGGCTTAGAAACGGGTTCGCCAGACGTAGGGATTAGTGCGGATCCGATAGGGCCTGAAGTGGGAGCCGCAGAGTTGAACAGCCTAGCTGATTTGTTTGGCGATGCGTCCGCCGATTTGGGATTGCCGTGGGATGAGGAGATGGTGGTTGAAGATCCGGAGGAGCTTCTAGATGCTCTGGATTTAGAGACATCGGATGATTTCTCGGATTTGCTGTTTGATCAAGACGTACAACCCTCTCGTTCTACAAGAGACGACGACATTTCTGGTTTTTTCAATCTTGATGCCTCTACGGGATCTGGGGATGCGCTTCAGGATGAGGCGATCGCATCCCTGGAAGCAATGCCATCCCCAGAGCAAGGGCTCGATGAACTCTTTGATGCTCTGTCGGATACGGATGGCTTGGGGATGATAGAGGATGTGTCTTCCTCATCAGAGTCGGCCAGCTTTGAAGCCCTATTTGAAGACGGGGCAATGCTGGATGGGGCTGAAGTGGAACCATTGCATGACGCGATAACGGCGGAGTTTGCGGCTGTTGGCGAGGGAACGGAGAATGATCTAGGGTTGCTGGATGATACCTGGATATTGGGGAACGTTGAAGGATTAGGGAACGCTGAAGGTGCCGAAGAGACGGATGCGGACGCTGGCTCAGATCTCCTGATCGAAACCGAGACGGATACGCCGTTGGATGAGGTTACCTCAGAACCGATTGCCGCAGAAGCGCTGTTTGAATCTGGAGAAACTCCGGCTGATGGAGATGTAACTGCAGATTTATGGGGGACTGAAGAGGCGGCGGTGGATCAACCCGATGACGCTCAGGGTGAAATATCGAGCGATCAGTGGGCGATGTTCCAGGACACTGAGGATGCCGCATCCGAGGCCGTTTCCGATGAGGATCTGCTTGCTGGTGGGACGGCAAAAGCCGCGGAAACACCGATCCCTGAGGATACGATTACTGCACTCACTGACTTAATGGAGGAGTCGCCTGAAGCGGTGTCGTTAACCGCAGATGACGGCGGAATCGAGCCAGCGATGGATCTGGATCATCTGTTTGACGAACAGGATGGGGCAACAAGAGATGCGATCGTCCCTGAAGCCGTTGCTGAATCGTTCCTGGACAGTGACTTAGACTTCTCGGACTTACCGGATTTCGATGAGGCAACCGCGTCTGAAGTCTCAGACACCACCGATCTATCCCTCGACTTGGATG from Synechococcales cyanobacterium T60_A2020_003 encodes the following:
- a CDS encoding DUF4388 domain-containing protein, with the protein product MQGKLYEIDIRSIMQLIELGQRTGELFVEAYGSLAPHSSLALPAAKSWFVFFASGQIIYAGDSSVGSARLRDYLRRYNLNYTFNHADLSSIATINAPEYGYLWSLLEQRLITPEQGRSIVRGMVYETLFDIFSLHNGSFAFEIGPVLSPQLTTIEVSSLATQVMMNVREWKQLHPHIQSPDQCPVIVQMDALKATLSTNTLNTLTRWVDGQTSIRQMARYLNRDLIAIARAIYPYVYRGIVQLNPPLQTDGNAFDHLQRHRVPKIVCIDDSITVGKSVEFILGHHGYEVTSISDPVEALGLVFRIKPDLILCDITMPELDGYEICAMLRKSSAFRQTPIVMLTGKDGFIDRVRARIVEATNYVTKPFGTNELITLVEQYVGSSQPGRSNFTDELPEMLGESAEDFNESASTSSTSYG
- a CDS encoding response regulator, with protein sequence MSTVLVVEDSVTQREMITDLLRGSGLNVTVASDGVEALEQIQGRCPDLVVLDIVMPRMNGYEVCRRLKADPKTQNVPVVMCSSKGEEFDRYWGMKQGADAYIAKPFQPKELVGTVKQLLRG
- a CDS encoding HAMP domain-containing protein gives rise to the protein MGTGTGTDYSQTYKQAETAYMQGNYQAAAEIIDRLVEQYPDDPSALLLRGHIYCYGLQDYHVAREQYESVLTLTQDAEFVDFASNGLAYANQFASGHAAGAIADSESMGASAAEADFADADFGADAFDDSNFTDIDSAFQSTTDAYPGTESTARNVSGYASTNEGEFDFDSVDLASEMTDAFATGAEDFPSSNGAEPDNPFAMEENPFAVADNPFEAEGNPFETPDGSPYEPTEQPFGDMESPFGMADVESWSGAAESEAAQPGFVEEVMDPGFAGTDFTEPNGDAFGEFPADDAFSVLGEEDAFPPGDETFPPVEDFNLAYDPSTEATFATPSETDVTSSGFDAPMPEDETLFMGTDDFAEPDFGAESTYSYSAFDSNTYGIAPMDAEEERTFVSSEADGFSFDDFEDTANFSTSEDPMVDVPPSGGTSGSSVDFLDEFDEFDDLGSIPDFDLSENSAGLATPSMGTTTGDFSMSGSGGSFFDTADQSIIRDDEIFSIAGTSEQLPTFTKPDSQSLEPEVTVEQGWLAPLENAPLPKKSLIIAGATAVLSMTLVALAGYGFSFMNSSRLQAVPEQSRPQVASSIRNTVAVMSLVAGGSSFLTALALGRSASRRMEVSMQDLQNQFDSVSQGNLNARAKVFAEDEMGHLATSFNQMARVILTTTSEAQRRAEEQEQAKEDLQRQVIRLLDDVEGAARGDLTVQAEVTADVLGAVADSFNLTIQNLRDIVKQVKAAAKQVNKGSTENEIFARSLSSDALRQAEELAVTLNSVQVMTESIQRVAESAREAEEVARSASATALKGGEAVEHTVAGILQIRETVAETTRKVKRLAESSQEISKIVALISQIASRTNLLALNASIEAARAGEAGRGFAIVADEVRQLADRAAKASKEIEQIVLQIQSETSSVMTAMEEGTQQVIEGTRLAEQAKRSLEDIIQVSNRIDVLVRSITADTVEQTETSRAVAQVMQSVELTAQETSQEAQRVSASLQSQVSLARDLLSSVERFRVE
- a CDS encoding chemotaxis protein CheW is translated as MIGIPDFLTGKELQDQVAEFQELESPEGELHLRFYVASGEEFALPATGIKEVISQPPDRITPIPNVSPLLLGTLNVRGRVVWVADLGQFLGGTTPLNTDRSEISVIAVEDQDTMLGLAIDKIVGMDWLDGDEVQMPTNVPDGMAPFLRGEWVLNQGTHYLRLLDQIAILRSARWAA